The Clostridioides sp. ES-S-0010-02 genome window below encodes:
- a CDS encoding alpha amylase C-terminal domain-containing protein, protein MKSQERFKILDVDVYLQPFESDIKKRMKHYEDVKAKILTSCEDFNSFANGHLYYGFHQTNDGWFYREWAPNADSLSLIGDFNNWNRKSHPLKKIDSGNWEIFIPDKNSLPHKSEVKVQVTTNGETFDRIPLYIKRVIQKDSGSFNGQIWQPKTPFNWTDNEFDLKNITFPLIYECHIGMATEKESIGTYNEFTENILPRIKKAGYNTIQLMAIMEHPYYASFGYQVSNFYAISSRFGTPEDLKNLINTAHSMGIAVLLDLVHSHAVKNTLEGINEFDGSEHQFFHSGSKGNHPAWGTKLFNYGKPEVIHFLLSNIKFWLNEYHFDGFRFDGVTSMLYHNHGLGVSFDSYKKYFSANTDMEAITYLQFANELIKEIKPNSISIAEDMSGMPGMCIPIRDGGIGFDYRLAMGVPDFWIKTISKSSDENWDLGKMWYELTTRRPGEKNIGYCESHDQALVGDKTIIFRLADKEMYWNMEINSNNHIIDRAMSLNKLIKLATFSLAGEGYLNFMGNEFGHPEWIDFPREGNNWSYKYARRQWSLSENDNLKYKQLLNFDKSMLELTKYSDIFAQNSYELIHIDNDKKLLVYSKGKYLFIFNFHPNLMQSVDISKFQDKKYKTVLSTDMIEFGGKTRPENLIDYDIYFTSTPPSSKIPIASLTAIVLLNNII, encoded by the coding sequence ATGAAAAGTCAAGAAAGATTTAAAATTTTAGACGTTGATGTTTATCTACAACCATTTGAGTCTGACATAAAAAAAAGGATGAAACACTATGAAGATGTAAAAGCAAAAATATTAACTAGCTGTGAAGATTTTAATTCTTTTGCAAATGGTCATCTTTATTATGGATTCCATCAAACAAATGATGGATGGTTTTATAGAGAGTGGGCTCCAAATGCAGATAGTTTATCATTAATTGGTGACTTTAATAATTGGAATAGAAAATCCCATCCTCTAAAAAAAATAGATTCTGGTAATTGGGAAATTTTTATACCTGATAAAAACAGCTTACCTCATAAATCTGAGGTAAAGGTACAAGTCACTACAAATGGGGAAACATTTGACCGCATACCATTATACATAAAGAGGGTAATCCAAAAGGATTCTGGTAGCTTTAATGGGCAGATATGGCAACCAAAAACTCCATTTAATTGGACTGATAATGAATTTGATTTAAAAAACATAACTTTCCCTTTAATCTACGAATGTCATATAGGTATGGCTACTGAAAAAGAATCTATTGGAACTTATAATGAATTTACTGAAAATATACTTCCTAGGATAAAGAAAGCTGGATACAATACTATTCAACTTATGGCTATCATGGAACATCCATATTATGCTTCTTTTGGATACCAAGTTTCAAACTTTTATGCAATTTCATCTAGATTTGGTACTCCTGAAGACTTAAAAAACCTTATAAATACAGCTCATTCAATGGGAATTGCTGTTTTATTAGACTTAGTTCACTCTCATGCTGTAAAAAATACTTTAGAGGGAATAAATGAATTTGATGGAAGTGAACATCAATTTTTCCATTCAGGTTCAAAAGGTAATCACCCTGCTTGGGGAACAAAACTCTTTAACTATGGTAAGCCTGAGGTAATTCATTTTTTACTTTCAAATATAAAATTTTGGCTAAATGAGTATCATTTTGATGGTTTTAGATTTGATGGCGTAACCTCAATGCTATATCATAACCACGGTCTTGGAGTTTCATTTGACAGTTATAAAAAGTATTTCAGTGCAAACACGGATATGGAAGCTATAACATATCTTCAATTTGCAAATGAATTAATAAAAGAAATCAAACCTAATTCAATAAGCATTGCAGAAGATATGAGTGGAATGCCTGGAATGTGTATACCTATAAGAGATGGTGGAATTGGCTTTGACTATAGATTAGCAATGGGAGTACCTGATTTTTGGATAAAAACTATCTCAAAATCTTCTGATGAAAATTGGGATTTAGGCAAAATGTGGTACGAGCTTACTACTAGACGTCCTGGTGAAAAAAACATTGGATATTGTGAATCTCATGACCAAGCATTAGTTGGTGATAAGACAATTATATTTCGGTTAGCAGATAAAGAAATGTATTGGAATATGGAAATAAACTCAAATAATCATATTATTGATAGAGCCATGTCTCTAAACAAATTAATTAAATTAGCAACATTTTCTCTAGCTGGTGAAGGATACCTAAATTTTATGGGAAATGAATTTGGACACCCTGAGTGGATTGACTTTCCACGTGAAGGAAACAATTGGAGTTATAAATATGCTAGAAGACAATGGAGTCTTTCAGAAAATGATAACTTAAAATATAAACAACTATTGAACTTTGATAAATCTATGCTTGAACTTACAAAATACAGTGATATTTTTGCACAGAATAGTTATGAACTTATACATATAGATAATGATAAAAAACTTTTAGTATACAGTAAGGGTAAATATTTATTTATATTTAATTTCCATCCTAATCTGATGCAATCAGTAGACATATCAAAATTCCAAGACAAAAAATACAAGACAGTATTAAGTACTGATATGATAGAGTTTGGAGGAAAAACAAGACCAGAAAACTTAATAGACTACGATATCTATTTTACTTCTACTCCTCCATCTTCTAAAATACCTATTGCATCTCTCACAGCAATAGTACTTTTAAATAATATTATCTAG
- a CDS encoding leucine--tRNA ligase, translated as MSVYNFKQVESKWQKIWKDNDQYKMDTAQTEKPNYYTLEMFPYPSGKIHMGHVRNYSIGDVVARFKKMEGYNVLHPMGWDSFGLPAENAAIKHGIHPHKWTMENIEEMKEQLNLLGLSYDWDKEVATSTPEYYRFTQEIFLKFLEHGLAYKKKSYVNWCPSCETVLANEQVVQGACERCKSTVLKKDLEQWYFKTTEFAEELLNDLDTLDGWPEKVKIMQRNWIGKSTGADLVFDIDGTDKSVTVFTTRPDTTYGVTYMVLAPEHELVKELVAGTEYEADVEAFVQKMHTMTEIERTAADVEKEGMFIGRYVINPLNGKKVPLWIANYVLVEYGTGAIMAVPAHDERDRDFAEKYNLDIIDVITEDNKMINSEEFDGLDASEGFEGIINKLEKEGRGKRTINYRLRDWLVSRQRYWGCPIPVVYCDECGIVPVKKEDLPVLLPTDVEFTGKGESPLTTSKQFMSATCPHCGKPARREVDTMDTFVDSSWYFLRYVDNKNEDEPFSKDLVNRWHPVDQYIGGVEHAIMHLLYARWFVKAFKSMGMVDFDEPFKNLLTQGMVLMDGSKMSKSKGNTVSPMDIIDEYGADTARLFVLFAAPPERDLDWSEQGVDGCFRFLNRVYRLVDELADVFKKDVEFGELSSQDKDMRYTIHSTLKKVTVDLSEKFGFNTAISALMELINDMYKYKELDNINEAVIKEGVQTIVTIISPFAPHLGEELWTMIGQEGSVFDIDWPKYDEKALVKDEIEVVVQVNGKVRGKLTVSSNISKEDMEKVALEDEKIKALVEDKTIVKVVAVPKKLVNIVVK; from the coding sequence ATGAGCGTATATAATTTTAAACAAGTAGAATCGAAATGGCAAAAAATTTGGAAAGATAATGACCAATACAAAATGGATACAGCACAAACTGAAAAACCTAATTATTACACATTAGAAATGTTCCCTTATCCATCTGGAAAGATACACATGGGACATGTTAGAAATTATTCTATAGGCGATGTTGTCGCAAGATTCAAAAAAATGGAAGGTTATAATGTACTTCATCCGATGGGATGGGATTCTTTTGGTTTACCAGCTGAAAATGCAGCTATAAAACATGGAATACATCCACATAAATGGACAATGGAAAATATAGAAGAAATGAAAGAACAATTAAATTTATTAGGGCTTAGCTATGATTGGGATAAAGAAGTAGCAACTTCAACTCCAGAATACTATAGATTTACTCAAGAAATATTTTTGAAATTTTTAGAACATGGACTTGCATATAAGAAAAAATCTTATGTTAACTGGTGTCCTTCTTGTGAGACTGTTCTTGCAAATGAACAAGTTGTTCAAGGAGCATGTGAAAGATGTAAATCAACAGTATTAAAGAAAGACTTGGAACAATGGTATTTTAAAACTACTGAATTTGCAGAAGAATTACTTAATGATTTAGACACATTAGATGGATGGCCAGAAAAAGTTAAAATAATGCAAAGAAACTGGATAGGAAAAAGTACAGGAGCAGATTTAGTATTTGATATAGATGGAACTGACAAATCTGTGACAGTATTTACAACTAGACCAGATACAACTTATGGAGTTACTTATATGGTACTTGCTCCAGAACATGAACTAGTTAAAGAATTGGTTGCTGGTACTGAGTATGAAGCAGATGTTGAAGCTTTTGTTCAAAAAATGCACACTATGACAGAAATAGAGAGAACAGCAGCTGATGTAGAAAAAGAAGGTATGTTTATAGGTAGATATGTTATAAATCCTTTAAATGGAAAAAAAGTTCCTCTATGGATAGCAAACTATGTATTAGTTGAATATGGAACAGGTGCTATAATGGCAGTTCCTGCACATGATGAAAGAGACAGAGATTTTGCTGAAAAATATAATCTAGATATAATAGATGTAATAACAGAAGATAATAAAATGATAAATTCAGAAGAATTTGATGGATTAGATGCTTCAGAAGGATTTGAAGGAATAATAAATAAATTAGAAAAAGAAGGTAGAGGAAAGAGAACAATTAATTATAGATTAAGAGACTGGTTAGTTTCAAGACAAAGATATTGGGGTTGTCCTATACCTGTAGTTTATTGTGATGAGTGTGGAATAGTTCCAGTTAAGAAAGAAGATTTACCAGTTCTTTTACCAACAGATGTTGAATTTACTGGAAAAGGTGAGTCTCCACTTACTACTTCAAAACAGTTTATGTCAGCAACTTGTCCTCACTGTGGAAAACCAGCGAGAAGAGAAGTTGACACTATGGATACATTTGTTGATTCTTCTTGGTATTTCTTAAGATATGTAGACAATAAAAATGAAGATGAACCATTTAGTAAAGACTTAGTTAACAGATGGCATCCAGTAGACCAATATATAGGTGGAGTAGAGCATGCTATAATGCATTTACTTTATGCTAGATGGTTTGTAAAAGCATTTAAGAGTATGGGCATGGTAGACTTTGATGAACCATTTAAAAACTTACTTACTCAAGGTATGGTTCTTATGGATGGTTCTAAAATGAGTAAGTCTAAAGGAAATACAGTATCTCCTATGGATATAATTGATGAATATGGAGCAGATACTGCAAGACTTTTCGTATTATTTGCAGCACCACCAGAAAGAGATTTAGACTGGTCAGAACAAGGTGTTGATGGATGCTTTAGATTCTTAAATAGAGTATATAGATTAGTTGATGAGTTAGCAGATGTCTTCAAAAAAGATGTTGAGTTTGGCGAGTTAAGTTCTCAAGATAAAGATATGAGATATACTATACATTCTACACTTAAAAAAGTTACTGTAGATTTAAGTGAGAAATTTGGATTTAACACTGCTATATCAGCTCTGATGGAATTAATAAATGATATGTACAAATATAAGGAGCTAGATAATATCAATGAAGCAGTTATAAAAGAAGGTGTACAAACAATCGTAACTATAATTTCACCATTTGCACCTCATTTAGGTGAAGAATTATGGACTATGATAGGTCAAGAAGGAAGTGTATTTGATATAGATTGGCCTAAATATGATGAAAAAGCTTTAGTAAAAGATGAAATAGAAGTTGTTGTACAAGTTAATGGAAAGGTTAGAGGAAAGTTAACTGTTAGCTCAAATATATCTAAAGAAGATATGGAAAAAGTGGCTTTAGAAGATGAAAAAATTAAAGCTCTAGTTGAAGATAAAACTATAGTTAAAGTTGTTGCAGTTCCTAAGAAATTAGTTAATATAGTTGTGAAATAA
- the rsfS gene encoding ribosome silencing factor, producing MTVEQMTKIAYDAIEDKLGQDTVIINIGKVSSLCDYFVITTASSQRQVKAIADNVEDELAKLGLEPRGKEGQGTQTWVLLDYGDIMVHVFNEENRGFYNLEKLWKDAPYIDIDTLA from the coding sequence ATGACAGTGGAACAAATGACAAAAATAGCATATGATGCCATAGAAGATAAGCTGGGTCAAGATACAGTTATAATAAATATAGGAAAAGTTTCTAGTTTATGTGATTATTTTGTTATTACTACAGCATCTTCTCAAAGACAAGTAAAAGCTATAGCTGATAATGTTGAAGATGAATTAGCAAAACTAGGATTAGAACCAAGAGGAAAAGAAGGACAAGGAACTCAAACTTGGGTACTTCTTGACTATGGAGATATAATGGTTCACGTATTTAATGAGGAAAATAGAGGATTTTATAATTTAGAAAAATTATGGAAAGATGCACCTTATATAGATATTGACACATTAGCATAA
- the recX gene encoding recombination regulator RecX: MSIITKIEQQKRNDDRVNIYVDDKFFIAIFKELVYTFNLKKGNEVNEEELKSILDDEMYIKAKNKALNILSRADQSEKKMKEKLSADFEEDTIDRVIDFLKNYNLVNDNILAQKIVNTNVNLNKCGKNRIKQNLYNKGIERSAIDEAVSELDKDTEFENAMYLAKKRYERVKKEDKKKIYQKISQHLSYKGFDYDIIKRVLNKLLNFDESDI; this comes from the coding sequence ATGAGTATAATTACAAAAATAGAACAACAAAAAAGAAATGATGATAGAGTAAATATTTATGTAGATGATAAATTTTTTATTGCTATATTTAAAGAACTTGTTTATACATTTAATTTAAAAAAAGGAAATGAAGTAAATGAAGAGGAATTAAAATCCATTTTAGATGATGAGATGTATATAAAAGCTAAAAATAAAGCATTAAATATTTTGTCTCGTGCTGACCAGTCTGAAAAAAAAATGAAAGAAAAACTATCAGCAGATTTTGAAGAGGATACAATTGATAGAGTTATAGATTTTCTTAAAAATTATAATCTGGTAAATGACAATATATTGGCTCAGAAAATAGTTAATACCAATGTTAATTTAAACAAATGTGGCAAAAACAGAATTAAACAAAATTTATATAATAAAGGTATTGAAAGAAGTGCAATTGATGAAGCAGTATCAGAATTAGACAAAGATACTGAATTTGAAAATGCCATGTATCTAGCAAAAAAAAGATATGAAAGGGTAAAAAAAGAAGATAAAAAGAAAATATATCAAAAAATTTCTCAACATCTTTCCTATAAAGGCTTTGATTATGATATTATTAAAAGAGTTTTAAATAAACTTTTAAATTTTGATGAATCTGATATATAA
- the aspD gene encoding aspartate 4-decarboxylase, which translates to MKNNTYKEIKNIYGKISPFEFKDKLIDIAKHTANENHRELLDAGRGNPNWTCSTAREAFFTFGHFAITETRSNWDLGHLAGMPQKKGIKERFFKYINENIDMPGAYLARDIINFGINELGFDGDEFVHELADGIIGDNYPLPDRMLPHMEKIVHDYLVQEMKYDISSKYGDVEIFAVEGATAAMCYIFDSLMANELLKKGDTVALMTPIFTPYLEIPNLPRYDFKVVNINANAVDEKGAHTWQYTKKELEKLRDNSIKALFVVNPNNPASIAMDETSCNNLIDVIENYNKDLMIISDDVYGTFVEDFSSLMSKLPYNTVGVYSYSKYFGVTGWRLGTFALHKKNVFDKKINDLTGELKKSVDKRYSDMSLNPSSLSFMERVVADSRLVALNHTAGLSTPQQVQMSFFSAFALIDKVDAYKKLNMSICHRRQKLLFEALELPVNKSKNNAAYYTQFDIEEWAKINYGEDLFKFISKNASPVDILYRLANDYSVVLLSGNGFYGPEWSIRISLANLYDEAYTKIGKAIREILNSYIAEWEKTKK; encoded by the coding sequence ATGAAAAATAATACTTATAAAGAAATCAAAAACATATATGGAAAAATAAGTCCTTTTGAATTTAAGGACAAATTAATAGATATTGCGAAACATACTGCAAATGAAAATCATAGAGAACTGCTTGATGCAGGTCGTGGAAATCCAAATTGGACTTGTTCAACTGCTAGAGAAGCTTTTTTCACTTTTGGTCATTTTGCGATTACTGAAACACGTTCTAATTGGGATTTAGGACATTTAGCTGGTATGCCTCAAAAAAAGGGCATTAAGGAAAGATTCTTTAAATATATAAATGAAAATATAGATATGCCTGGAGCATACTTAGCTAGAGATATTATAAATTTTGGTATAAATGAACTTGGATTCGATGGCGATGAATTTGTTCATGAACTAGCTGATGGGATTATTGGTGATAATTATCCACTTCCAGATAGAATGTTGCCTCATATGGAAAAAATAGTGCATGATTATTTAGTTCAAGAAATGAAATATGATATATCAAGTAAATATGGTGATGTAGAAATATTCGCTGTTGAAGGTGCTACAGCTGCTATGTGTTATATATTTGATTCATTAATGGCAAATGAACTTCTAAAAAAAGGCGATACAGTAGCTTTAATGACTCCTATATTTACACCTTATCTTGAGATACCTAATCTTCCTCGCTATGATTTTAAAGTTGTAAACATAAACGCAAATGCAGTTGATGAAAAAGGTGCTCATACATGGCAGTATACTAAAAAAGAATTAGAAAAGCTTCGTGACAATTCTATTAAAGCTTTATTTGTTGTTAATCCTAACAACCCTGCATCTATAGCTATGGATGAGACATCTTGTAATAATCTAATAGATGTAATTGAAAATTATAATAAGGATTTAATGATAATATCAGATGATGTATATGGGACTTTTGTAGAAGATTTCTCATCATTAATGTCAAAACTTCCTTATAACACTGTTGGAGTTTATTCTTATTCAAAATATTTTGGAGTTACAGGATGGAGACTTGGTACATTCGCTCTTCATAAAAAGAATGTTTTTGATAAAAAAATAAATGATTTAACTGGAGAATTGAAGAAATCAGTAGATAAGCGTTACAGTGATATGAGTCTTAATCCTTCTAGTCTTTCATTTATGGAAAGAGTTGTTGCTGATAGTAGACTTGTTGCTCTTAATCATACTGCTGGTCTTTCAACTCCACAACAAGTTCAAATGTCATTTTTCTCTGCCTTTGCATTAATTGATAAAGTTGATGCTTACAAAAAACTTAATATGAGTATATGTCATAGACGTCAAAAACTATTGTTTGAAGCTTTAGAGCTTCCAGTTAATAAAAGTAAAAATAATGCTGCATATTATACTCAATTTGATATTGAAGAATGGGCTAAAATAAACTATGGAGAAGATTTATTCAAATTTATAAGTAAGAATGCCTCTCCAGTAGATATACTTTATAGATTGGCTAATGATTATTCAGTAGTCTTACTTAGTGGAAATGGATTCTATGGACCTGAATGGTCAATTAGAATATCTTTAGCAAATCTATATGATGAAGCCTACACTAAAATAGGGAAAGCAATAAGAGAAATATTGAATAGCTATATTGCTGAATGGGAAAAAACAAAAAAATAA
- a CDS encoding asparaginase: MSIKKKVAIVFTGGTISMTVDDKVGAAIPTLSGEQILSMVTNIDKVADVEVFNFDEIPGPHITPCRMMELKNYVNDLLARKDITGVVITHGTDSLEETAYFLDLTIDNIKPVIVTGAMRSSSELGYDGSSNLSASVCTAVSKDAMGKGVLVVLNNEVLLASEATKTNTLSLNTFKSLTSGPLGIIDCNELVLTRDIVNRTIIDTDKVESKVALFKAYVGEDAEFIRFAVDSGYKGIVIEAMGRGNIPPLMLSGVEYAREKGLPVVIVSRCHSGRVFDSYGYFGSGRDLKNIGCIFGGDLPGQKARIKLILALGKTNNIDEIKDFFEKGIYC; the protein is encoded by the coding sequence ATGAGTATTAAGAAAAAAGTTGCCATAGTCTTTACTGGTGGAACTATATCTATGACAGTAGATGATAAAGTAGGTGCTGCTATACCAACTTTATCTGGGGAACAAATATTATCTATGGTCACTAATATTGATAAAGTTGCAGATGTTGAAGTTTTTAATTTTGATGAAATTCCAGGACCTCACATAACACCTTGTAGAATGATGGAATTAAAAAATTATGTAAATGATTTATTAGCAAGAAAAGATATCACAGGAGTTGTAATAACACATGGTACTGATAGTTTAGAAGAAACTGCTTATTTTCTAGACCTTACAATTGATAATATTAAACCTGTAATAGTTACAGGTGCTATGAGAAGTAGCTCTGAACTTGGCTATGATGGTTCAAGCAATTTATCTGCATCAGTTTGTACTGCCGTATCTAAAGATGCTATGGGTAAAGGAGTTCTTGTAGTTTTAAACAACGAAGTGCTATTGGCTTCTGAAGCTACTAAAACAAATACACTTTCTTTAAATACATTTAAATCTTTAACTAGTGGTCCATTGGGAATAATCGACTGTAACGAACTTGTTCTTACGAGAGATATTGTAAATAGAACCATTATAGATACTGATAAAGTAGAATCTAAAGTTGCACTATTTAAAGCATATGTTGGAGAAGATGCAGAGTTTATAAGATTTGCTGTTGATAGTGGATATAAAGGTATAGTTATTGAAGCTATGGGTAGAGGCAATATTCCTCCTCTAATGCTTTCTGGCGTTGAATATGCAAGGGAAAAAGGACTTCCTGTTGTTATAGTTTCTAGATGCCATTCAGGTAGAGTATTTGATAGTTATGGTTACTTTGGTTCTGGTAGAGACTTAAAAAATATAGGATGTATATTTGGTGGAGACCTTCCAGGTCAAAAAGCTAGAATAAAACTTATTTTAGCTCTTGGAAAGACTAATAATATTGATGAAATCAAAGACTTCTTTGAAAAAGGAATCTATTGTTAA
- a CDS encoding antibiotic biosynthesis monooxygenase — MKIITEIVEFNVEENLSKDAFVEIVNDLEINFHSVQSGFIDTELLYDEKTQKWIMIQHWDSIENLKSASSKMFKNTSTEKFRNALKAQTVKMNIIPQIKSWKL, encoded by the coding sequence ATGAAAATTATTACAGAAATAGTAGAATTTAATGTGGAAGAGAATTTATCAAAAGATGCATTTGTAGAGATTGTAAATGATTTAGAAATAAATTTTCACTCTGTTCAATCGGGCTTTATTGATACTGAGCTTTTATATGATGAAAAAACTCAAAAATGGATTATGATACAACACTGGGATTCTATAGAAAATCTTAAAAGTGCTTCTAGTAAAATGTTTAAAAATACATCTACTGAAAAATTTAGAAATGCTCTAAAGGCACAGACTGTTAAGATGAATATAATTCCACAAATTAAAAGTTGGAAGTTATAA
- a CDS encoding nicotinate-nucleotide adenylyltransferase, with translation MRSKNLVQKAELKNTEKLEKFNRHKGKIKIGILGGTFDPIHYAHLATAEFIRDKYEIDKIIFIPSGNPPHKLGITTNKYDRYNMTLLATESNEDFLVSKVEIERNKRTYTIDTLKYLKKKYKNADIYFITGADAICSVEEWKDVKKNFELATFIAATRPGISLLRSQETIEKLTKKYNADIITVYVPSLDISSTYIREQLNEGKSIRYLVPENVENYLYENKLYQYGDD, from the coding sequence ATGAGAAGTAAAAATCTAGTTCAGAAGGCAGAATTGAAAAATACTGAAAAACTAGAGAAATTTAATCGCCATAAAGGCAAAATCAAAATAGGTATATTAGGAGGTACTTTTGACCCTATACACTATGCTCATTTAGCAACAGCAGAGTTTATTAGAGATAAGTATGAGATTGACAAAATTATCTTTATACCATCAGGAAATCCACCACATAAACTAGGTATCACTACAAATAAGTATGATAGATACAATATGACACTTCTAGCAACTGAAAGCAATGAAGATTTTTTAGTTTCAAAAGTAGAAATCGAAAGAAATAAAAGGACTTATACAATCGATACATTAAAATATTTAAAGAAAAAATACAAAAATGCTGATATTTACTTTATAACAGGGGCAGATGCTATTTGTAGTGTTGAAGAGTGGAAAGATGTAAAGAAAAACTTTGAGTTAGCTACTTTTATAGCTGCAACTAGACCAGGTATTAGCTTATTAAGGTCACAAGAAACTATAGAGAAACTGACTAAAAAATATAATGCTGACATTATAACAGTTTACGTTCCATCATTGGATATATCATCCACATATATAAGGGAACAGCTAAATGAAGGAAAGTCTATACGTTACTTAGTACCCGAAAATGTAGAAAATTATTTGTATGAAAATAAACTATATCAATATGGAGATGATTAA
- the yqeK gene encoding bis(5'-nucleosyl)-tetraphosphatase (symmetrical) YqeK, with protein sequence MNLENINQRLNQMLPVGRLSHSKNVAECAVKLCEIYGCDKEKAYIAGMIHDCAKYLSDKEVEDYVNKYEIYLDPIEDGNRSLSHSVIGSYICEYEFGIEDEDIINAIKYHTTGREDMSLLEKIIYIADLIEEGRKFPVVDTLRELAYEGKLDEALLTSFNNTLMFVINKKEEIHPRTVMARNYLIKEKLL encoded by the coding sequence ATGAACTTAGAGAATATTAACCAGAGATTAAATCAAATGCTACCAGTAGGAAGGCTTAGCCATTCAAAAAATGTTGCAGAATGTGCTGTAAAATTGTGTGAAATTTATGGATGTGACAAAGAAAAAGCCTATATAGCGGGGATGATTCATGATTGTGCGAAATACTTAAGTGATAAAGAAGTAGAGGATTATGTTAATAAGTATGAAATATACTTAGACCCAATAGAAGATGGAAACCGCTCTCTATCACATAGTGTGATAGGGTCATACATATGTGAATATGAGTTTGGTATAGAAGATGAAGATATTATAAATGCAATTAAATACCATACAACAGGAAGAGAAGATATGTCTCTTTTAGAAAAAATAATTTACATAGCAGATTTAATTGAAGAAGGAAGAAAATTTCCAGTTGTAGATACATTGAGAGAATTAGCCTATGAAGGTAAGCTTGACGAAGCACTTTTAACTTCATTTAATAATACTTTAATGTTTGTTATTAATAAAAAAGAAGAAATACATCCAAGAACTGTTATGGCAAGAAACTACCTAATTAAAGAAAAGTTATTATAA
- a CDS encoding helix-turn-helix transcriptional regulator, protein MLSVTRYAVRNVRLKPWVKFIWYLETKSNILLNNKLLPTDSIDIIINLSDVMEYKIENQNYNASNIHFNGIRDKHGFVIQRGNIRVMGISFYPFGLYPFLKIPISEFKGQLVDLKQVSKGFVGKLESTLNQILSIEDIVLHLEKILVSVLDENLVINKMINLLDLFIYNNQYSTIKLFCDEMNINIKTLERACLKYTGYTPKILRKIYRFKMVSNQLIYSSKNNNFLDLIYENEYYDQAHFIKEFKQFSGVSPIKFIKENKTIKENTTYNYL, encoded by the coding sequence ATGTTATCAGTTACAAGGTATGCAGTTAGAAATGTTCGTTTAAAACCCTGGGTAAAGTTTATTTGGTACCTTGAAACAAAATCAAATATATTGCTAAATAATAAGTTATTACCTACAGATAGTATAGATATTATCATTAATCTTTCTGATGTTATGGAATATAAGATTGAAAATCAAAATTATAATGCAAGTAATATACATTTTAATGGAATAAGAGATAAGCATGGATTTGTTATTCAACGTGGAAATATACGTGTGATGGGTATTTCTTTTTATCCATTTGGGCTCTATCCATTTTTAAAGATACCAATTTCAGAGTTTAAGGGTCAACTTGTTGACTTAAAACAAGTATCAAAAGGTTTTGTTGGGAAATTGGAAAGTACATTAAATCAAATATTATCAATAGAAGATATAGTTTTACATTTAGAAAAAATATTAGTATCTGTATTAGATGAAAATTTGGTTATAAATAAGATGATAAATCTCCTAGATTTATTTATATACAATAATCAATATAGCACTATAAAATTGTTTTGTGATGAGATGAACATAAATATTAAAACTTTAGAAAGAGCTTGTTTAAAATATACTGGGTATACACCTAAAATACTAAGGAAAATATATAGATTTAAAATGGTAAGTAATCAGCTTATTTATAGCTCTAAAAATAATAACTTTCTTGACTTAATTTATGAAAATGAATATTATGACCAAGCTCATTTTATTAAAGAATTTAAACAGTTTTCAGGAGTATCGCCAATTAAATTTATTAAAGAGAATAAAACTATTAAAGAAAACACAACGTACAACTATTTATAA